AACATAGCTTCCATTGCTTACTTCGTTGGAAAAACAACTAGCTCTGCATGAATAAGCGCGTCAATTCGCCAGGACCTTACGcactcaaaaaaataaagggGCACGGACAATTGGGCATGGCATATCCGCGGAGCGACTTAATTTGAGTAAGCGTTTAAAACATCTTGATAAATAATCCTAAAATTTCCCGAGTATCCATTTGCCACGCCAGGTGAAACCCCGGTTTTGATCCAAGTTGAGAGACGAAATTCGCATTAAAAATGTAGAGGGTGAGAACTCCACACTTCCGCAACAATTGGGAGATGAGAAAATACACTTATCTACTCCGTACATAAAATTTGCATCATAATTTCTTTGGGGGAATGGCATGGAAAATGTAGCAGCCTGCACGTTCATGGGCGCGGACACCCTGTAAGGCAATCTAGCTGTTGAGTAAACTCCAACAATATGCCATTTCAACACACAGAGGAGAATCTCAACATTTCCATAAGCGAATCACGTCGAAACGTAACAAAGCAAGTCCCGCTGTGGggacacacacacaaacacgtATGCAAGACAAGACACGATCCTGCAGCCGGTGTCACCTGGATCGACCCCAACTGCACAATAAAGTCCGTGATGGTGATACGAAACTTCCATATCGATCCACCGCTTATGCATGCCCGGTGTCATGCAGCACAAAAACAGTGCAAATTAAGGTACCCCGTCCGGATAGTAcatattttggaatgttaacgTACATGTACAAGGCTCACAATTAACTCGCAAGTCGCAACCAACTAAAGATACGTGCGCGccgtagctagctagatttCTCGGGGAAAAAGAAGGTGTAACCGTCGGTCGATCGATCTCACGCGGGCGATTAGGTAGATCAGTAGATGGAGGTTCCGGGTGGCTTAGTTTCAGTTTGGTCAGCTCGCTTCAAGCGTACGTATTGGCTGCTTAATTTCTCCCTTTGCTCTGGTTGTTGTTGGCGTCGCTGCCAGGATTCAAGGCCCATGCAGCCCGGGTGGGTGGTGCGTACGTGCATCATGGAACGAGTTATGGTCTTTTTTGGAAACAATCGGCGCAGGAGAGCGACCCGCTGCCCGGGTACATGGGTAAACATGAGTACACGGTACACCTGCGCGATCTAGATCATGCAAACTGCGTGCATGCGCGCGAGGTGCCGATTGATTCGTCCGATTCTCTCTTCTTGTTGTggaagttcttttttttttccagtgaAAATCAAACAGTCTTGTGCTcggtgtactccctccgtttcatagttcttatcgaaatattacatgcatctggacactttttaaaaataaatatatttatttttggttaaatttgagataagaattatgaaacggaaaaaGTACGTAGGCAAGTGATCGAAGTGCCGGCATGAAAGCGAGAAACCACGTGCATGGTGGACTAAAATGATCAACCATGCATGGATGGAAGGATAGTGAGTCTTCGCCATTTCGTGATTAATATGCGCCTCCTGCAGCCTGGACTGTATTAATTGTGCTTATTTAGAAACCGTATCCGTACAGTGATACAGGCACAGTGGGCACGTAATAAAGACACGACAAGTAGTGTTCAGCTGCGATTGATTAACGAAAATACTACAAGTagaaaggttttttttttgtattagTCCATCGGTCCGTCCTATGCCATGTTAATTCCTCCAAAGAGTGCACGTCTTTTACACAAGCTAATTGAGAAAATATTAGAGCCACAATTAATCGTCCTCACTTAGCGTTGATACACGTTGCCTCCTTAATGTCAACACGCAAGCATGCATACATACTCCTTAATTGCATGCATATACTCTGAATAAATAACGTACGCTATGTCAGTTCTAGGGATTGAATCCAGGACAGGTGAACGAGGACTAACAATCTCGATCGATCCATATCACCATAAGGCCATGTTACAAATTTGATCTCCATCAACATGCAGGGTAAATTTGACCACCATAACCGCATCAAACAAGCCGCCTACTAATATGTACTAGGGTTTACgagctcaaaagaaaaatccattTTGTATTTTATTGTCAGCAGGTCATTTGCTTTCTTATTTGTGATGTCTATAGAAAATACTTACTACTACAAAATCCCTTATTTCGGACACGTAAGAAAACCTCTTGTCTGACACAAAACGGACCCGTTACTAATCAAGTGTCAAAGATTAATGTAGTACTGCTGAGGCATCGAAAAGCGTTAGAGACAAGCATAACCTTCTGGCGCTTCTTTCGCGTGAAGTGTCATAAGTAAACGTGGCAGAGCCCGGTATTAGCTCCTAGAGATTCCTCTTCTAACACTTTCACAATGCGGATTCGCTACCAACGGTTAATATTGAGATGAGTTTGCTCACCAGTCACACCATCCACTTAAAATCTTCCGTGTAAAACCATCCTGATGTACCATCAATTTacaatgtgaaaaaaaattgacatctTCATTTAATGGATGTGGTTATATATCAGACGCCTAATTTCTAAGAAAATATCTTAAATCTCGGTCAATGTAACAGAGTCGTTGAAATTAAGATCTAGATGCCATACTCACTTCTTCCTCTCACACGTGCTGCCATTCGATTAAGATCAAATGGACAAGCACGTTGATTTTTTTCTAACTACAAAACAGATGACTTCTTCTTAGCAAAACCGTAATTTAAAAGTAATTAGTTGGTTGCAACACAagattttctttcttgctgTTTTACTAGTAAAGAATCATTTGAAAgtgttttcagaaattaatCAGAACCGATAAGACGTGTTTGCGTGTATGTTTCCATACCAGTGTCATATATATCAACTGGTCCAACAAATCAGTTGGGCCCGGTAATGAATTGGACGATAGCTCGACGTAGGTGCGAATGTGGTATACGGATCAATTCCTTTTCATGAAAAAGGCCACCCAAAGTAACATCGATTAAGCACAGGTTAATTTGCTTGCGGCGAGAATACCTCTGCCTCGTACGGAGTATTTATATTCCTCAAAGGGGTTAGATAAGGATTACAAGAGACAACAGCGAGGGTTGTTGTGTTTGCCGGATATGTTACAGTGTTTTCCGGAGCCAGATTTGCTATATTCAATCCATACCTAACTTAGTTAGGATTTACTTCGGTTAACAGTGTCCCAACTCCCAAGCGCAGGCTGGATCCCTACACAGGCGCCTGACATCTCGTGACGACGTCCTCTCCTCGGCTCGGCGCCCCCTATTTAATGGCGATCGACAAGCCACATTCGCAGGCTAGGTAGGAGCACGTACCACCACCGCGCACCAGCAGCTAACTACATTAGCACACACTGCGCGCGCGGCCATTGATGGCAAGGCCGACGCcagcgctgctgctgctgctgctggcggtcacggcggcagcagcagcatcgtactcgacgacggcgccggcgccggcgccgaggaagaagccggcggtgccggcggTGATCGTGTTCGGGGACTCGACGGTGGACACGGGCAACAACAACGCCCTCGGCACGGTGCTGAAGAGCAACTTCCCGCCGTACGGGCGCGACCTGCGGGGCGGCGCCACGGGGCGGTTCTGCAACGGACGGCTGCCCCCCGACTTCGTCTCCGAGGCGCTCGGCCTGCCGCCACTCGTGCCGGCGTACCTCGACCCGGCATACGGCATCAAGGACTTCGCCACCGGCGTCTGCTTCGCCTCCGCCGGCACCGGCCTCGACAACGCTACCGCCAGCGTCCTGGTACGTACCACCCGGCCATCATCAACCACCGGCGCGGCGCCCATAATACAACTCGTTTACGTGGAAGGTTAGAAAATCTCAACGAAGCTAtacagtactccgtagtaaaaATCCAACGCAGAAACGACACAAACAAACCGCCGAAAACAGAGACGGAAAATAATGCTAATTATTTGCTTGTACGGTCGTACCATACCAGGCGAAGTCAATAAGGACCCGGTCCACTGCGTaacccacccacatatacaTGCCGGTGGAGCCAACTGTTAGGAAATTTATTTTGCACCGCGTTAAAGGCCTGCATTTCAATTTCCAGCGAGATTCCGAcgctcatttttttttctctaactTAACATCGTCTCAAGTTTCCAACAAATTTAAATGCTAACCGTGAAAAAAGCACGTTTTtcaaacatagatacatccatatttgaacaaatttttaacaagtaatatgggtcggatgGAGTATAGGAATTTCAGTGGAACGTTAGTTCGTTTTTTTCCCGAAGattgttccttttctttttcactgCTGCAGGTGCATGCAAACGATGGATCCACTATCTGTACCTCTTGGGTCTCAATGATCGAACCTATTATGTTTTTTACTTTCGAAGAGGAGGATAATCTCCGCATCGGTTTACCAAATCTAGTCTACAGAGATTAAGTCGTACATTTTCCTCATTCAATGGTTTTAAAGTTCTCTttaacttcttctttttttcgagATGGCTCCTCCCACATATTGCAGGTGTAACGTGGAACCACTGACCCGTGGTTCTCTTTTTTCGCGTACTTTATTCTATCTGATATCTTGAAACCGCATAATTTTCATCCCTGACCAATGGTTTTCTCATTAACGCTGTACGATTTCTACCCTACTTGCCACGGTACTCCCCAAGGCAATTTCTTGTTTCCCCTCCTGGTTCTGCTTTCATCCTCACTCGGtgctcctctgccttcgcGAGTTTGAGCTCCACATGGTTTCATGCCTCTATTGTGTTTATCCTCTGTTGTTTAGATGTGTTTCTTGTGTCATATATTGATGTGGTAAGTCCATATGTGACAGTGTGCGGATGGACGTACAAGTGGCAGGTCGATCGGCTGAAAAATCATGCTGCATAAGAAACACATAAGAAAGGACACCATTTCAACTTACGTAAGGTACCAAGTTTGTTCTGTTTAGAAAGATAAGTGACTATAAAAGTATACCAGGTTTTGTTGAGACTTTTCTTGTGgcttttcttttaaaaatagCTTCCTCTAGTTCTTCCTTTGTGTTTCCATTATGCTCCAGCCACCAGGTGTAGCTTTCTCTCCGACTTCGTCTTTTGCAATAAATAATCCATGATAATTGTTTCTAATTGTCAAGACAAtgttttgaccaagaattgcTTTGTTCAATGAAATGTCCGTTTTTGAAAAAGAACTACCGTGTTAATATGTTGTTTATATGACTTGAATTTTTTATCACTACATTTACAAAAGTATTTACTGTTACTGATAACTGTGATTTTATATCATATAAATCACTTATTAGTGGTGCAGTAACTCTGGGTCAAAATTTTATTGAATGAAACCTAATACACCTTATATTATGAAATGGGAGAAATATGTCTGTTATCTGTGTATATTTTCGGATGAACGGAAGCAGCATTTCTCTCCGTCGCCAATCTGGCCGGTGCATCCGTGGTAGCAGAAAGTAAGCAGCCATGGAAAAGTACTACTGTGCTATTATTGCTACTGGAGAAGGCAATTTCCAAATTTGTAGGTCGCccggccttttcttttttggcctCCTTTTACTAAGATTCTCCTCCTAATCGATGAATATAGAAGTTCTCCTGCAGTTATTCAGAAGGTACCCACGGAAAGTAGTCCTCCTACTGAAGAAGGTTCCAAATTTCCAGTACCCCAGTCTAGGAAGAGCTGCAATTGGCAACAAGTAGTTACACTTTTCCTTAACATGGTTGTGGGTTGACATGCTGAACCGCAATTGTCCTGGCCATTAAAGTCGTAGTTTAATATGCTGCACATAGTAAAAGTTCTTTGCTGTATAGAATTTATTTTATCTCTGACGAAGCGTATACACAGAAAACACATTTGCTGAAAAGAGgaacttcttttttctccaaCCATGTACAGCAGACCTTGATTAGACGTTTGAGATCACCATAGGAAGATTGGTCAACACTCAACAGCTCTAGATCCACCGTCAAGCTGGATGGTCACCTAATCACACCTTTGCTAGTATGCAAAGGCAAAGCATTCCGTTGGTTGTTGTTCGGCAAAAATATctccggcggcctcctccggcCAACCAACTGTGCTCGCAGAGGCATTAATTCCCTTGCATTTAGTGCTCGGAATAGCCGAGCACATGCTTCGTTTAGTATAgcgatcatcatcatcaggagCTCGGTCCTCAGTTAACGGTCTAACAACCTGCAGTTAAGCTTAGCTtaagcctagctagctaatgtTCCTCGATGCATTCTGTTCTGTGCCATGTTCTGGCTACCTGCACAGTCTAACGCACGCAGCAGGTGTTGGTTCGTTCAGGCACCAAGAGTAGTTCTGTACTATGATCAGACGCCGAGAtcgcctcctcttctttccATTTCCTTGTGGTGACAATGTTTGTGTGTGGTCGAGAATAACGTGTGGTGGTTCTGCTGACACATTTATTAGCGGTCAGTTCGATCACCGTTTTCTGAATTTAGTGGAGTCGATTGGTAGTTCAGTTCCTACAGAATTTATGAGCCAAAAGCTAGTACCCCTGCTAGTTTTGTTCATTGTTCTCACCAGCTATCCACCCAAAGCCTGGGCCAGAATCCATCTACAGCCAGCCCAGAAGTACTAACTGAACATACCAATCAAACGTAGAGTACTGATATAATGTACAAATCCTGAGAGACGTCCATTCATACTCTGCATCTACTGTACCAAAACGTAATCCAGAATTCAGGAAATCACTGATCTTCAGAATTCAGGAATCCACAATTACTCCCCATCATCCTCACCAAACCCATTTTATACGGCATACATGCAGGCGGTGATCCCTCTGTGGAAGGAGGTGGAGTACTTCAAGGAGTACCAGAGCCGGCTGGCGAAGCACGCCGGGCGCGGCCGCGCCCGGCGGATCGTGGCCAACGCGGTGTACATCGTGAGCATCGGCACCAACGACTTCCTGGAGAACTACTACCTGCTGGTGACGGGCCGGTTCGCGGAGTTCTCCGTGGACGCGTACCAGGACTTCCTGGTGGCCCGCGCCGAGGAGTTCCTGACGGCGATCTACCGCCTGGGCGCGCGCCGGGTCACCTTCGCGGGGCTCTCCGCCATCGGCTGCGTGCCCCTGGAGCGCACGCTCAACctgctccgcggcggcggctgcatcgAGGAGTACAACCAGGTGGCCAGGGATTATAATGTTAAAGTGAAAGCCATGATCGCCAGGCTCCGGGCCGAGCTCCCGGGGTTCAAGCTCGCCTACATTAACGTCTACGACAACATGATCAACCTCATCAACAATCCTTCCAAGCTTGGTGAGTCGTCGTTAATTTTGGTCCATCGATCTACAGAGGACTGCATATATGCTGGAACGCTGACACCATTATTGTTGCAGGGCTTGAGAACGTATCGGAGGGGTGCTGCGCGACGGGGAAGATCGAGATGGGGTACATGTGCAACGACAAGTCCCCGATGACGTGCGAAGACGCCGACAAGTACTTCTTCTGGGACTCGTTCCATCCCACGGAAAAGGTGAACCGGTTTTTCGCCAGGTCGACCACGGAGCTATTCTTGAAGGAGCTCCTGTGATCAGAAATGCCTACGTACGTACAGAgttgtcagaaaaaaaaagagatgtgTTATGGCCTGGATGTCGTTCGTCAACTGTCGTAGATAAATAGATAGTGTTCGTCGAGGGTGGTTCGATTTCGATGCTTGTACACTGTCTCGATCGACCCACCATTCTTTCGGTTTCAATGagaaagatgaaaaaaaaatacagatttGGGTTTTACAGACAATTGACAGATAAAAAGGCACAAATTGACAAGCTAGCAGCAGGGCATACATGTATGCATGTCAGCATGTGTATATCGATCGTTATAGCTTGCCTTAGTTACAGGACAATCTTATCAGCAATTCAGAACAGACGTGATGATGAATTTGATCAAGCATGCACGGGTATGGACAAGTTGTTGGCGATGCATCCAATCCTGAAGATCCTGGCGAAGTTGCTCCATAGCCTCAGCTCCTGACTCACCATTATGGGCGTCCCGTCCTTGACGCAGTGGTCGTACTTGTCCAGCACCGACACGATGTAGCTGAACTCGGGCCGCCTCGCCGGGTTCGCCGACCAGCACCTCTTGATCAGGTTGTTCAGCACCGGCGGGCACGAGCTCGACAGCGGCGGCCTCAGATTCTGTTCACCACATGGACACACATAACAATCGGTAAATGTGTTCAGAATGTATATATGAGAGTTGAGAGCTAGTATAGGAACCTTCTCTGAGGCGGCGTAGGCGGCCTGGACGGGGGTCATGCCCTGGAAAGGGAGAAGGCAGGTGGTGAGCTCCCAGAGGACGATGCCGAAGCTGTAGACATCAACCTTGCGGGTGTAAGGCTTCTCCTTGATCATCTCCGGTGCCATCCAACGGTAGGTGCCCTTGTTCCCCTTGGTGGCCTGGCACCTGGTCTCCAGGCAGGACGTGCCGAAGTCGGCAACCTTGACCCTCATCTCGTCGTTGAGCAGCAGGTTCTGGCTCTTGAGGTCCCGGTGGATCACCCCCTGCGCGTGCAGGTACTCCATGCCACGGGAGATGTCCAGCGCCAGCTTCAGGATGGTCTCGGGCGACAGCGAGTAAGGGTCCTTCTTGTTGAGGTACATCCGGAGCGTGCCCTGCGACATGTACTCCGTGATGATGCAGTACACGGGGGGTTTCTTGCACGCCGCGATGAACTGCACGATGTTTGGGTGGTAGAGCCTGGACAGGAAGGCCACCTCGGAGTTGAACTGGTCCTCGAGCAACGCGCGCCGGGCCTCGTCGCGCTCCGGGATGCGCACCATCTTGACGGCCACGGCGCGCTGCTTGTAGATGCCCCGGTAGATGCGGCTGTTGGCGCCCGCCGCGAACTTGTTGCCGATGAAGAGGTGCGACAGGTCCGCCATCCATTCCTCGCGCCGGCCGCTGTGGcgggacgaggacgaggactcGCCGGgaccggaggaggaaggcccCATGGCCGTGTCCAGCAGCATCGACCAGGATTCCATGCTGTCCCAGCGCTTCTTCTCCATGTCGTCCGTGGCCGCGTCCGATGACGGCCAGGGGTTCTTGATGCCCGACGTGGACGGGGACGGCGCGAACAGGCTCGCCGCGAACGGCAGCCGGGGCGACGATGCCGACGCGCCCCCTTGCTGGCTCGCgtccccggccggccgtgcCAGCCGGAAGCAAGAAAGCATGTTATATCAAGAATcgcacgacgacgacgaccgacACGCCGTGCCAGGGAGGAGGCAGCCTCGTCGGCGACGGAGCgacgacaccaccaccaccacgccgGGACGTGGCGCCACGAACATTGCTTTGCCTGCCGATGCCGTACCAGGGGATGATAACAGAACTAGTGCTACTTATGACTCGATCCGAGTTGAAGCAAAGTATTCTTGCCCATGCAAGAAAACTTCCCTGGCCACGGCCTACGCTACCTTATCCTAAGTACCTACCTGACGCTTCTTTGGAACAAGCACACAAATGGCAAAAACTAAAGGCCGTCGAGAGCATACGTACGGATGGATgctttcttcttgttgttgttcttcctCCACCTGACCTCGTTGTTTGGTAGCAGCAAAGATGGTACTCTTGAGAGGCAAACTGAAAGATGGTGCTGTTGACACTGGAGATAagccatggatggatgggaAGATTAAACAGAAATTAAAGGCGCTCAAGGATGTCTCGTGAAGAAGCAGTTcaggctaaaaaaaaagagccacTTGATCCATCATCTCTCTGTCATCACCCCACATCAGGGACACTGGGGGACGAGGCATGCATCGATCCATGCACCTGCAGTATCTgtaaaagagaaagaagaaggggagacATATGACATGACGCGATGTGAGATGGATATTAGAGGGGGGGAAAGGGTGTGTCTGAAAGGAACGGATGCATCCAGGGCAACGTACTTTACGCTTTTATCCGCATGGAGGTGTTTTTTTGTGGTGGTGTGAAGTATGAACGGGTGAagggctcgccgccgccgccactgtaTACTTGTGCGAATGACATCACCAGCTGCGTCATTTCTTCCCGGAAAGCAATTGCAGGGCGAGGAAGAGGGGCAAATGGGAGCGCCCGTTTCAAGTTTCAATACCCAAAACGTTTGTGGCAGGGGATTGTTATAGTAGGCTGAAGCCCGCTATGTCGATGTCCGGCTCAATAGTGGCCCAATACTGTGATGTGGGCTCTAACCCCAAAGAGCAGCCCA
This is a stretch of genomic DNA from Brachypodium distachyon strain Bd21 chromosome 1, Brachypodium_distachyon_v3.0, whole genome shotgun sequence. It encodes these proteins:
- the LOC100840801 gene encoding GDSL esterase/lipase At4g26790; protein product: MARPTPALLLLLLAVTAAAAASYSTTAPAPAPRKKPAVPAVIVFGDSTVDTGNNNALGTVLKSNFPPYGRDLRGGATGRFCNGRLPPDFVSEALGLPPLVPAYLDPAYGIKDFATGVCFASAGTGLDNATASVLAVIPLWKEVEYFKEYQSRLAKHAGRGRARRIVANAVYIVSIGTNDFLENYYLLVTGRFAEFSVDAYQDFLVARAEEFLTAIYRLGARRVTFAGLSAIGCVPLERTLNLLRGGGCIEEYNQVARDYNVKVKAMIARLRAELPGFKLAYINVYDNMINLINNPSKLGLENVSEGCCATGKIEMGYMCNDKSPMTCEDADKYFFWDSFHPTEKVNRFFARSTTELFLKELL
- the LOC100841107 gene encoding serine/threonine-protein kinase HT1 — its product is MLSCFRLARPAGDASQQGGASASSPRLPFAASLFAPSPSTSGIKNPWPSSDAATDDMEKKRWDSMESWSMLLDTAMGPSSSGPGESSSSSRHSGRREEWMADLSHLFIGNKFAAGANSRIYRGIYKQRAVAVKMVRIPERDEARRALLEDQFNSEVAFLSRLYHPNIVQFIAACKKPPVYCIITEYMSQGTLRMYLNKKDPYSLSPETILKLALDISRGMEYLHAQGVIHRDLKSQNLLLNDEMRVKVADFGTSCLETRCQATKGNKGTYRWMAPEMIKEKPYTRKVDVYSFGIVLWELTTCLLPFQGMTPVQAAYAASEKNLRPPLSSSCPPVLNNLIKRCWSANPARRPEFSYIVSVLDKYDHCVKDGTPIMVSQELRLWSNFARIFRIGCIANNLSIPVHA